GATCCACTTCTAATTATTTCGAAATATAAATCATATACAGATTTTTTGCAACGATATGACGCGGATTGTCGGAGCAAATGTAATGAGGTGCAGCTTTCTTTTCTTCGTTTTGTTTCGAAGAGATTTGCGCCGGGAAACCGCGAGCTTGAACTCAAAATAATCAACAATTTAGCGATTCGCAATCTCGCTTTTTCCGATTTTTCTAATAGTTTTGAGGGAACAAAAGATGAACTTGATTCTGCGGTAAACGCTTTATCTGGTCACTACTTTAGGAATTCTCCTCAAATTATGGGAAACGATAAATTGCTTTCTGCTGAATTTAGGGAATCTTTTGATGATGTCTACTTCTGTCAATATTTGAAAGACATTATTGCTTTTGGTTTAGCAAGGAATAAAAGGCAATATTCTAAAAGATACAAAGATACAGACTTTGTTCTTTATGAGAAATACACAAGTTCAGAAGTTTGTTATCTTTGCAAGTGGGCAAAAGAGCCCAATTATCAAAACGTTGGCGGTTATTTCTTCGACGAGAAAACAAATACGTTTCCTGTTTTTATAAATTACGAGAAAGACCCCTCGATTAGTGTAACCACACAATATGAAGATAGATTTATCTCAGACAGGAAAATAGTTGCTATTTCGAAGAGTAAAAGAAATCTAAACTCACCTGAAATTTGTATGTTAAAAGACGCTTATTCTAACGGAATGCGTTGCTTCTTATTTCTGAGGAAAAATAAAGAGGATAGGGACGCGAATAAAGAGTATTACTTTCTTGGTGAAATACATCCGACAGGAGTGTTTAAACAAATACTAATGGCGGACAACAAAACAAATGCCGTAGAGATTGAATATGAGTTGGAAAATCCAGTTCGGGCTGACCTATATGATTATTTTCTCAGTAACTTTGGTGATTAATTACCACAAATACCTTTTTCTCTGATTAAATCCACGATTTGCACGTCTGCAGGGAGCCAGTCAACTTCATTTAAATGAGTTGGTGTAAGCCATTTGGCTGCGTGATGTTCAAGAAGTTTGAAGTGCGGGTCACAAAGTTTGCATAGGAATGTTTTCATGCTCAAATGAAATGTGGGATAGTCATATTCAACCTGGCAAAGGAATTCATCGACTTCTATTGTGGCGCCTAGTTCTTCGTGGATTTCTCTAATGATGGCGTCTTTTGGTTTTTCTCCCGATTCAATTTTGCCACCGGGAAACTCCCAACCGCCTTCAAATTCTCCGTAGCCTCTTTGTGTTGCAAGGATTGTTCCGTTCTTGACTATTACTGCCGCAACAACGTTGATAGTTTTCATTTTTATGCTCCTTGTTTCTTCATATCATAACGGTAGAGGTTAGAGTTTTAACTGCCATCTAAAAGATACCCTTTGGTTCTAATTAACTTTCGCATTGCGCTCTGCTATTCATCCAAAACTCTAATAGAGATATACTAAAACGTTGTGTGAGTGAAGGAGATCTTGTGGAATATACAATTGACATTGCAGGGCTGAAGCGCGATTTAACTCTGTTTCCTGTGAGTGAAGATACGATGATTGGCGCTCTCATTTTGTTTGGGGATGTTGAGCTGACGACATATTGCGCGGCTGAGCTTTTAAAGCGCGCACCTGAATTTGACATCATTTTGACCGCTGAGGCAAAAAGCATTCCTCTTGCATATGAAATGGCGCGTGAGAGTGGAATGAACGATTACGTTGTCGCTCGCAAGTCTCAAAAGGTTTACATGGGAGACATCGTCCAGGCAAAACTTCAATCTATCACCACAAAAGGTGAGCAGAAGCTCTATCTTGGAAAATCTGACTTCAAAAAGCTCGCAAACAGGCGAGTGTTGATTGTGGATGACGTTGTTAGCACTGGCGAATCACTTCGTGCGCTTGAGAATCTTGCCGATGCCGCTCATGCGAACATTGTTGGAAAGATGGCAATTCTTGAGGAGGGCGATTCTCAGAATCGCGCTGACGTTATCACGCTCGGCGAACTCCCTCTTTTTGACCACAATGGCCAACCGAAATAGTTGTGAATTTTGAGGCACGTTCCAAAATCAACAACTAAGGAGTGCGATTGCCTCTCGTTTGATGAGGCACTTGCGCAAGCACTTGTTGAGAATGTTGAATATGATGTAGAAAAATGGCTATATGTGCCCAACACCTACTGCGAATATCGCTATGTTTTGGGCACTCGTGGTGCGAACCCGTTGATTGTAGTTGGGGTTAATCCATCAACAGCGGCGCCAGATGCTCTTGATCCCACGTTACAGTCTGCTGAGCGCATTGCTCATTCAAATGGCTACGATTCTTTTTTGATGCTTAATGTGTATCCTCAACGAGCGACTGACCCAAATGACATGGAAAAAAATCGAAACTCTTTTCTTGAGAAAGAAAACGTGGAGGCATTTAAATATCTGCTCAGTCTTTCGCCAAGCAAGGATGTTTGGTGTGCATGGGGTAATGTCGTTTCCAAGCGAGGATATTTGCGTGATTGCGTGAACGACCTGGTAGCGGCGGGAGATGAAGCTGGTGCTAACTGGCTTTGCTCTGGAGAACCTCTAAAGTCTGGCAATCCGCATCACCCGCTTTATTTAAAAGCATCGACACGGCTACAACCTTTTTTTCCAAACTAGATGTTTTAGAAAAACTGCTTTTATGTTAAGGTCGCTATATTTGCCACTCACTTGCATTCTTTCATTAGATTCGAAATCAATCCCTTCTAATTTTGATAAAAACACATTCGCTGATGTCAATTCACTCCACGATTGTCTTTCTGTGTTTCTCTACTCAACCCATAAGATATCATCGGGTGAGTCAAATGGCTTGAAGTTGTCTTTTGATAACTCATATCCTATGTTCTTGTTGACAACTTTTTTTGACCATTTTGAAAACTCAGAAGTAATCATGCCGCGTTTTTTGTAGCCAATCGATAACGTGATGTCGCTGTTAACTCCAATTACACCTTCACCAGTGTCGCCATTAACTCCACTGTTGATGTCCATGCTGAGTACCGTGATTTCAGGGTGCGCCAGCTTGACCTCATTTACAATCTCAATAGCATCTTTTATGTCTCCGCGAGGAACTCCTGAAAATCCAGTTCCTAGCAGGCAATCGACTATGCAATCACTTTCTGCAAGTATATTTTTGACGCCCTCATCAGTGGAGAATTGCTCTAATTTTATGTCTTCTGAATTTATCCCTTCGAAAAAGAAAATTGATTCAGGGCTCTTAGGTTCCTTGGTGTAGAAAATCGTGATGAATTTGCCGTCCAGCTGATGTTTTTCTTGCAACGCATATGTGGCAGCATATCCATCGCCGCCATTGTTGCCGCTTCCGCACACAATCGCAATGCTTTTGAACGGCAAAAGCTCTTCCGCTAGCGCCTCACCAGCTTTTCTCATTAAACTTTGGGCAGCATCATCGCGGTTAATTACAAATTCGTCCAGCTCTCGCATCTGTTGCACCGTCAATATTGGTTCCATAGTTCCTCTTTTCTTGTCCCACTTGCTTAAAATGATACTTTTTTCCTAGATTTCAAATCGGGATAAAAGGCTTTATCGAGGAAATGCGTTAGAAATTATTGAAAGAATGTAACCATCTTTATCCCCGGTGAAACAGTTGGCAAATCGGAGTAAAACCGACATCCGGAATCATCGTTTA
This portion of the Phoenicibacter congonensis genome encodes:
- a CDS encoding phosphoribosyltransferase family protein gives rise to the protein MEYTIDIAGLKRDLTLFPVSEDTMIGALILFGDVELTTYCAAELLKRAPEFDIILTAEAKSIPLAYEMARESGMNDYVVARKSQKVYMGDIVQAKLQSITTKGEQKLYLGKSDFKKLANRRVLIVDDVVSTGESLRALENLADAAHANIVGKMAILEEGDSQNRADVITLGELPLFDHNGQPK
- a CDS encoding (deoxy)nucleoside triphosphate pyrophosphohydrolase → MKTINVVAAVIVKNGTILATQRGYGEFEGGWEFPGGKIESGEKPKDAIIREIHEELGATIEVDEFLCQVEYDYPTFHLSMKTFLCKLCDPHFKLLEHHAAKWLTPTHLNEVDWLPADVQIVDLIREKGICGN
- a CDS encoding DUF1643 domain-containing protein, with translation MRHVPKSTTKECDCLSFDEALAQALVENVEYDVEKWLYVPNTYCEYRYVLGTRGANPLIVVGVNPSTAAPDALDPTLQSAERIAHSNGYDSFLMLNVYPQRATDPNDMEKNRNSFLEKENVEAFKYLLSLSPSKDVWCAWGNVVSKRGYLRDCVNDLVAAGDEAGANWLCSGEPLKSGNPHHPLYLKASTRLQPFFPN
- a CDS encoding NAD(P)H-hydrate epimerase translates to MEPILTVQQMRELDEFVINRDDAAQSLMRKAGEALAEELLPFKSIAIVCGSGNNGGDGYAATYALQEKHQLDGKFITIFYTKEPKSPESIFFFEGINSEDIKLEQFSTDEGVKNILAESDCIVDCLLGTGFSGVPRGDIKDAIEIVNEVKLAHPEITVLSMDINSGVNGDTGEGVIGVNSDITLSIGYKKRGMITSEFSKWSKKVVNKNIGYELSKDNFKPFDSPDDILWVE